Proteins encoded within one genomic window of Chelatococcus sp. HY11:
- a CDS encoding hydrogen peroxide-inducible genes activator, which yields MRYFDALVQTRHFGRAAQLVHVSQPALSAQIMELEAALGTKLVERNRTRILLTREGEALLPRMQHILAEVAELEQASQHKHSPLSGIARIGAIPTVAPYLVPRLVPYLRAAYPRIEIELREAITDKLLLDLEEGRLDAVVAALPVVGDSLSARPLLKDRFFMAMADTSRDVLASPLTGAEIDPGRLLLLEEGHCLRDQALDVCSAARPNNVINIGATSMTTLLQMVTHDLGMTLVPEMALEAETVHHRLRVVPFAPPEPAREIGLIWRRSNPHIADIDALAEAIIATTPRVGNLDRA from the coding sequence ATGAGATATTTCGACGCCTTGGTCCAGACCCGGCATTTCGGCCGGGCGGCTCAACTCGTGCATGTCAGCCAGCCGGCCTTGTCGGCGCAGATCATGGAACTCGAGGCGGCGCTGGGGACCAAACTGGTCGAGCGCAACCGAACGCGTATTCTTCTGACACGCGAAGGAGAGGCCCTTCTCCCACGCATGCAGCACATTCTCGCCGAGGTCGCCGAGCTTGAGCAGGCGAGCCAGCACAAGCACAGCCCGCTGTCCGGCATAGCGCGCATCGGCGCGATCCCGACTGTCGCGCCTTATCTCGTACCAAGGCTCGTCCCCTATCTTCGGGCCGCCTACCCGCGCATCGAGATCGAGCTGCGCGAGGCTATCACCGACAAGCTGCTCCTGGACCTGGAGGAAGGGCGGCTGGACGCGGTGGTTGCCGCACTCCCCGTCGTGGGGGACAGCCTGTCCGCGCGGCCACTCCTGAAGGACCGTTTCTTCATGGCCATGGCGGATACCAGCCGGGATGTCCTCGCCTCCCCTCTGACAGGGGCGGAAATCGATCCAGGGCGGTTGCTGCTGCTGGAGGAAGGGCATTGTCTACGCGATCAGGCGCTTGATGTCTGCAGCGCCGCACGCCCGAACAACGTGATCAACATCGGCGCGACATCGATGACGACGCTGCTCCAGATGGTGACCCACGATCTCGGGATGACCCTCGTGCCGGAGATGGCCCTCGAGGCGGAGACCGTACACCACCGGCTGCGTGTCGTGCCCTTCGCGCCACCCGAGCCTGCACGTGAGATCGGGCTCATATGGCGGCGCAGCAATCCGCATATCGCCGATATCGACGCCCTCGCCGAGGCGATCATCGCCACGACGCCACGGGTGGGAAATCTGGATCGCGCTTAA